The following proteins come from a genomic window of Pararhodobacter sp.:
- a CDS encoding trans-3-hydroxy-L-proline dehydratase codes for MRSQTLIQIVGCHAEGEVGDVIVGGVAPPPGDTLWAQSRWIHAHGALRDFVLNEPRGGVFRHVNLLVPPKDPRADMGFIIMEPMHTPPMSGSNSICVSTVLLETGIVPMIEPVTHLVLEAPGGVVHVRAECDRGRVTRVHVQNVPSFVGRMNALLEVPGVGLLRVDTAYGGDSFVVVDAAALGFDLTPDEARDLAELGVRITNNANKQLGFHHPRNRDWQHISFCLFAGPLTDGPEGPVTRHAVAIEPGKIDRSPTGTAVSARLALLRARGQIESRVPLTAYSLIGSQFQGKIIETGMMGDTPTVTPEISGRAWLTGTSQLMLDPDDPWPRGYRLSDTWPGA; via the coding sequence ATGCGCAGCCAAACGCTGATCCAGATTGTCGGCTGCCATGCCGAGGGCGAGGTCGGCGACGTGATTGTCGGTGGCGTTGCGCCGCCGCCCGGCGACACCTTGTGGGCGCAGTCACGGTGGATCCACGCGCACGGCGCGTTGCGCGATTTCGTCTTGAACGAACCGCGCGGCGGCGTCTTTCGGCATGTGAATCTGTTGGTGCCGCCCAAAGACCCGCGCGCCGATATGGGCTTCATCATCATGGAACCGATGCACACGCCGCCGATGTCGGGGTCAAACTCGATCTGCGTCAGTACGGTGCTGCTGGAAACCGGGATTGTGCCGATGATCGAGCCGGTGACGCATCTGGTTCTGGAGGCCCCGGGCGGGGTGGTTCATGTCCGCGCCGAGTGCGACCGTGGGCGGGTGACGCGCGTGCATGTGCAAAACGTGCCCAGTTTCGTCGGCCGGATGAATGCGCTTCTCGAGGTGCCGGGCGTGGGGTTGCTGCGGGTCGATACGGCTTATGGCGGTGACAGTTTCGTGGTGGTCGATGCCGCCGCGCTGGGCTTCGATCTGACCCCCGATGAGGCGCGTGATCTGGCTGAGCTGGGCGTGCGGATCACCAACAATGCCAATAAACAGCTGGGCTTTCATCACCCGCGGAATCGGGACTGGCAACACATCTCGTTCTGCCTGTTCGCGGGGCCGCTAACCGACGGGCCAGAAGGGCCGGTTACCCGCCACGCCGTTGCGATCGAGCCGGGCAAGATCGACCGTTCGCCGACGGGGACAGCGGTTTCGGCACGACTTGCCCTGCTGCGCGCACGCGGCCAGATCGAGTCACGCGTGCCGCTGACCGCCTATTCGCTGATCGGTTCGCAGTTTCAGGGCAAGATCATCGAGACCGGGATGATGGGCGACACGCCGACCGTGACGCCCGAAATCAGCGGTCGCGCGTGGCTGACAGGCACGTCGCAACTGATGCTGGACCCGGACGATCCCTGGCCGCGTGGGTATCGGTTGTCGGATACCTGGCCGGGGGCGTGA
- a CDS encoding isoprenylcysteine carboxylmethyltransferase family protein: MILYIQALGISVSVLATVLILWSLAVPTKRIWPSNEPSRRTTALVWAMTFALAVSIIGLALLGWGQADLPLWLRIGVGLPLLAAGNIVVWREAGRFGAKQTMGGAGVLLTDGFYRYSRHPQYVADIALCVGWFLVSASLAALPVIIGAIIVLILAPFAEERWLEDVYGNAYRDYRQQVRRFL, translated from the coding sequence ATGATTCTGTACATCCAAGCCCTCGGGATAAGCGTTTCGGTGCTGGCCACCGTCCTGATCCTTTGGAGCCTCGCCGTTCCAACAAAGCGCATCTGGCCGTCGAACGAACCCTCGCGACGGACGACAGCACTGGTCTGGGCCATGACCTTCGCACTGGCGGTGTCGATCATTGGGCTTGCACTTTTGGGCTGGGGGCAGGCCGATCTGCCGCTTTGGCTGCGTATCGGCGTTGGTCTGCCGCTGTTGGCTGCGGGAAATATCGTCGTCTGGCGCGAGGCTGGCCGATTTGGCGCAAAGCAGACGATGGGCGGCGCAGGGGTTTTGCTGACGGACGGATTCTATCGCTACAGCCGCCACCCGCAATATGTCGCGGATATCGCGTTATGCGTGGGCTGGTTTCTGGTGTCGGCGTCGCTGGCCGCCCTGCCCGTCATCATCGGCGCAATCATCGTTCTGATCCTTGCGCCGTTTGCCGAGGAGCGCTGGCTGGAAGACGTTTATGGCAACGCGTATCGCGACTATCGCCAGCAAGTGCGACGCTTCCTGTAG
- the pnp gene encoding polyribonucleotide nucleotidyltransferase, with product MFNITKKSIQWGQETLSLETGRVARQADGSVIATLGETSVMANVTYARAPKPGQDFFPLTVHYQERYYAAGKVPGGFFKREARPSEKETLTSRLIDRPIRPLFVEGFKNEVLVICTVLSHDLVNEPDVVAMIAASAALTISGVPFMGPIAAARVGFVDGEYILNPECDDMHKLRENPEQRLDLVVAGTKDAVMMVESEAYELSEAEMLGAVKFAHDACQPVIDLIVDFAEDCAKEPFDFTPPDYSALLARLKTLGETEMRAAFAIRDKQQRVTAISAARDGIMAQLTEDELADANLGAAMKKLEASILRGGIINGEPRIDGRDTKTVRPIVSETSVLPRTHGSALFTRGETQALCIATLGTGDDEQFIDALTGTSKSNFLLHYNFPPYSVGEVGRFGPPGRREIGHGKLAWRALQAVLPAATDFPYTIRIVSEITESNGSSSMASVCGGSLSMMDAGVPLKAPVAGVAMGLILEDDGRFAILTDILGDEDHLGDMDFKVAGTEAGITSLQMDIKVSGITVEIMEQALAQAKEGRLHILGEMSKSLAAPSGFSQYAPKIETMQIPTDKIREVIGSGGKVIREIVEVSGAKVDINDDGVIKIASNDQEAIKKAYDMIYSIVAEPEVGKIYTGTVVKIVDFGAFVNFFGKRDGLVHVSQIAPQRLNHPSDLLKEGQEVKVKLLGFDDRGKVRLAMKMIDQTTGEEIKESAE from the coding sequence ATGTTCAATATTACGAAAAAATCGATCCAGTGGGGCCAAGAGACGCTTTCACTGGAAACCGGGCGTGTGGCCCGTCAGGCTGATGGCTCGGTCATCGCCACTTTGGGTGAAACCTCGGTCATGGCCAACGTGACCTATGCCCGCGCACCCAAGCCGGGGCAGGATTTCTTCCCGCTGACCGTGCACTATCAGGAACGCTATTACGCTGCCGGCAAAGTGCCAGGTGGCTTCTTCAAGCGCGAAGCCCGTCCGTCCGAAAAAGAGACGCTGACCTCGCGCCTGATCGACCGTCCGATCCGCCCGCTGTTCGTCGAAGGCTTCAAGAACGAAGTGCTGGTGATCTGCACCGTGCTGTCGCATGACCTGGTGAACGAGCCCGATGTCGTGGCGATGATCGCGGCTTCCGCGGCGCTGACCATCTCGGGCGTGCCGTTCATGGGCCCGATTGCCGCCGCCCGCGTTGGTTTCGTGGATGGCGAGTACATCCTGAACCCAGAGTGCGACGACATGCACAAGCTGCGCGAGAACCCCGAGCAGCGCCTCGATCTGGTTGTTGCCGGCACCAAAGACGCCGTGATGATGGTCGAATCCGAAGCCTATGAGCTGTCGGAAGCCGAAATGCTGGGTGCTGTGAAATTCGCCCATGACGCCTGTCAGCCGGTGATCGACCTGATCGTCGATTTCGCCGAAGACTGCGCCAAAGAGCCGTTCGACTTCACCCCGCCGGATTATTCGGCCCTGCTGGCACGCCTGAAAACACTCGGTGAAACCGAGATGCGCGCCGCATTCGCCATCCGCGACAAGCAACAGCGCGTCACCGCGATTTCGGCGGCCCGCGACGGCATCATGGCCCAACTGACCGAAGACGAGCTGGCCGACGCGAACCTTGGCGCGGCGATGAAGAAGCTCGAAGCCTCGATCCTGCGCGGCGGCATCATCAACGGCGAACCCCGTATTGATGGCCGCGACACCAAGACCGTGCGCCCGATCGTGTCGGAAACCTCGGTTCTGCCGCGGACCCACGGCTCGGCGCTGTTCACCCGTGGTGAGACGCAAGCCCTGTGTATCGCCACCCTGGGCACCGGCGACGATGAGCAGTTCATCGACGCGCTGACCGGCACCTCGAAGTCGAACTTCCTGCTGCACTACAACTTCCCGCCCTATTCGGTCGGCGAAGTGGGTCGTTTTGGCCCTCCCGGCCGTCGCGAAATCGGTCACGGCAAGCTGGCATGGCGCGCCCTTCAGGCCGTTCTGCCTGCCGCCACCGACTTCCCCTACACGATCCGTATCGTGTCCGAGATCACCGAATCGAACGGCTCCTCGTCGATGGCCTCCGTGTGCGGTGGCTCCTTGTCCATGATGGACGCGGGCGTTCCGCTGAAGGCTCCGGTCGCCGGTGTGGCGATGGGTCTGATCCTTGAGGATGATGGCCGTTTCGCCATTCTGACCGATATTCTGGGCGACGAGGATCACCTCGGCGACATGGATTTCAAGGTTGCAGGCACCGAAGCCGGGATCACCTCGCTGCAAATGGACATCAAGGTGTCCGGCATCACGGTTGAGATCATGGAGCAAGCTTTGGCCCAGGCCAAGGAAGGCCGTCTGCACATTCTCGGCGAGATGAGCAAGTCGCTGGCCGCGCCTTCGGGCTTCAGCCAATACGCGCCAAAGATCGAAACGATGCAGATCCCGACCGACAAGATCCGTGAAGTGATCGGCTCGGGCGGCAAGGTCATCCGCGAGATCGTCGAGGTTTCGGGTGCCAAGGTCGACATCAACGATGACGGCGTGATCAAGATTGCCTCGAACGATCAAGAGGCGATCAAGAAGGCCTATGACATGATCTATTCGATCGTGGCCGAACCCGAGGTCGGCAAGATCTACACCGGCACCGTGGTGAAGATCGTCGATTTCGGCGCCTTCGTGAACTTCTTCGGCAAGCGTGACGGCTTGGTGCATGTGTCGCAGATCGCGCCGCAGCGCCTGAACCACCCGTCCGACCTGCTCAAGGAAGGTCAGGAAGTGAAGGTCAAGCTGTTGGGCTTCGACGATCGCGGCAAGGTCCGCCTGGCGATGAAGATGATCGACCAGACGACCGGCGAAGAGATCAAGGAAAGCGCTGAGTAA
- a CDS encoding carboxymuconolactone decarboxylase family protein codes for MECRLDYRKVAPEALQAVVGLETYLHTKTTLEPRFIHLLKLRASQINGCAYCVDMHVKEARKDGLSEQWIALVCVWREALVFDPQERALLAWTEAVTLVSESGIPEAVYQEMLAQFGEKEVVDLTVAIATINVWNRLAVGFRVPHPSDTKA; via the coding sequence ATGGAATGTCGCCTTGATTATCGGAAAGTCGCGCCAGAAGCGCTTCAGGCTGTCGTCGGTCTGGAAACGTATCTTCACACCAAGACCACCCTTGAACCACGCTTCATTCATTTGCTCAAGCTGCGGGCCTCGCAGATCAACGGCTGCGCCTATTGCGTCGATATGCACGTCAAGGAAGCGCGCAAGGATGGTCTGAGCGAGCAATGGATTGCCCTGGTCTGTGTCTGGCGCGAGGCGCTGGTGTTTGATCCACAGGAACGCGCCTTGCTCGCGTGGACGGAGGCGGTGACTCTGGTCAGCGAAAGCGGCATTCCCGAGGCTGTCTACCAAGAAATGCTGGCGCAGTTTGGTGAAAAGGAGGTCGTTGATCTCACCGTGGCAATCGCCACGATCAATGTCTGGAACCGGCTGGCGGTTGGATTTCGCGTGCCGCATCCGTCGGATACAAAGGCCTGA
- a CDS encoding NAD-dependent epimerase/dehydratase family protein: MVVQTYLVTGGAGFLGINLIRHLLALGHAVRSYDIAPFDYPEAAEIDVLTGDIRDRSVHDRAFDGVDVVVHCAAALPLADPAEIHSTNVDGTRLMLEATVARGIARFVHISSTAVYGIPDHHPLLETDPMQGVGPYGESKVRAEEVCLEFREKGLILPILRPKSFVGPERLGAFELLYDFAYTGHHFPVLGAGHNLYQLLDVGDLSVVCELVAQGDAETVNDTFNVGAARFGTMRESFQSVLDRAGYGKHVIGLPAAPAIWTLRALEAVNLSPLYKWIYETAAKDSFVSIDRLTERLGFVPQFSNIEALVRNYDWYVANRDHIAAKAGVSHRVPWKRGVLGLIKRVV; encoded by the coding sequence ATGGTTGTGCAAACCTATCTGGTTACCGGCGGGGCGGGGTTCCTTGGGATCAATCTGATCCGGCACCTGCTGGCGCTGGGTCATGCGGTGCGCAGCTATGATATCGCGCCGTTCGACTATCCCGAGGCCGCCGAGATCGACGTCTTGACCGGCGATATTCGCGACCGCTCGGTGCATGACCGGGCGTTTGACGGGGTGGATGTGGTGGTGCATTGCGCCGCCGCGCTGCCCTTGGCCGATCCCGCCGAGATCCACTCGACCAATGTTGACGGCACACGACTGATGCTGGAGGCCACTGTGGCGCGGGGCATCGCGCGGTTCGTGCATATCTCCAGCACGGCGGTTTATGGCATTCCGGACCATCACCCACTGCTTGAAACCGATCCGATGCAGGGTGTCGGGCCCTATGGCGAGTCCAAGGTTCGGGCCGAGGAGGTCTGTCTTGAGTTTCGCGAGAAGGGGCTGATCCTGCCCATTCTGCGCCCCAAAAGCTTTGTTGGCCCAGAGCGGTTGGGCGCGTTCGAATTGCTCTATGATTTCGCCTATACCGGGCATCATTTTCCGGTGCTGGGGGCGGGGCACAATCTGTATCAGCTTCTGGACGTGGGCGATCTGAGCGTCGTCTGCGAATTGGTCGCGCAGGGAGACGCGGAAACGGTCAACGACACGTTCAACGTGGGTGCCGCGCGGTTTGGCACGATGCGCGAAAGTTTCCAGTCGGTTCTGGACCGTGCCGGCTATGGCAAGCATGTGATCGGCCTGCCCGCCGCCCCCGCAATCTGGACCCTGCGCGCGTTGGAGGCGGTCAATCTGTCACCGCTTTACAAGTGGATCTACGAGACCGCCGCCAAGGACAGTTTCGTCAGTATCGACCGGCTGACCGAGCGGCTTGGCTTTGTGCCGCAATTCTCCAACATCGAGGCTTTGGTGCGCAATTACGACTGGTACGTTGCCAACCGGGACCACATCGCGGCAAAGGCCGGGGTGTCGCACCGGGTGCCGTGGAAGCGTGGTGTGCTGGGGCTGATCAAGCGCGTGGTGTAG
- the gdhA gene encoding NADP-specific glutamate dehydrogenase: MPKLDEKLEPILNTVIQRNAGEPEFHQAAREVLESLGRVIAKHPYYLDDALIERICEPERQIIFRVPWTDDKGQVQVNRGFRVQFNSALGPFKGGMRFHPSVNVGIIKFLGFEQTFKNALTGMPIGGGKGGSDFDPKGRSDAEIMRFCQSFMTEMFRHLGEYTDVPAGDIGVGGREIGFLFGQYKRLTNRYEAGVLTGKGLFYGGSRARTEATGYGNTYFVQRMLETKGQSFEGKRCVVSGSGNVAIYTVEKIIEFGGTVVACSDSSGYVVDENGIDLALLQEIKEVRRQRISEYARLKGNGTHFVKGGSIWEVPCDVAMPSATQNELSGKDARTLIKNGVIAVGEGANMPSTPEATHAFQAAGVLFAPGKAANAGGVATSALEMQQNASRDSWTFEQTEARLATIMHNIHDLCAQTAEKYGVPGDYVMGANIAGFVRVAEAMRAFGVI, encoded by the coding sequence ATGCCGAAACTCGACGAGAAACTGGAGCCAATCCTGAACACGGTGATCCAGCGCAACGCCGGCGAACCTGAATTCCATCAGGCTGCGCGCGAAGTGCTGGAAAGCCTGGGCCGGGTGATTGCGAAACATCCCTACTACCTCGACGATGCGCTGATCGAGCGGATTTGCGAGCCCGAACGTCAGATCATTTTCCGCGTGCCATGGACCGATGACAAAGGCCAGGTTCAGGTCAACCGGGGCTTTCGCGTGCAGTTCAACTCGGCGCTTGGCCCGTTCAAGGGCGGGATGCGGTTTCACCCTTCGGTGAATGTCGGCATCATCAAGTTTCTGGGCTTCGAGCAGACCTTCAAGAACGCGCTGACCGGGATGCCGATCGGCGGCGGCAAGGGTGGGTCGGACTTTGACCCCAAAGGGCGCTCGGATGCCGAAATCATGCGGTTCTGCCAGTCCTTCATGACCGAGATGTTTCGCCATCTGGGCGAATACACCGACGTGCCCGCCGGCGACATCGGTGTCGGCGGCCGCGAGATCGGCTTTCTGTTCGGCCAGTACAAGCGCCTGACCAATCGCTACGAAGCGGGTGTGTTGACCGGCAAGGGCCTGTTCTATGGGGGTTCACGCGCCCGGACCGAGGCCACCGGCTATGGCAACACCTATTTCGTCCAGCGCATGTTGGAAACCAAGGGCCAGAGCTTTGAAGGCAAGCGCTGCGTGGTGTCGGGCTCGGGCAACGTGGCGATTTATACGGTCGAAAAGATCATTGAATTCGGCGGCACGGTTGTCGCCTGTTCCGATTCCAGCGGCTATGTGGTCGATGAAAACGGCATTGATCTGGCCCTGCTGCAAGAGATCAAGGAAGTTCGCCGCCAGCGCATTTCCGAATACGCGCGCCTCAAGGGCAACGGGACGCATTTCGTCAAGGGCGGCTCGATCTGGGAAGTGCCGTGCGACGTGGCGATGCCCTCTGCAACGCAAAACGAACTCAGCGGCAAGGATGCCCGGACGCTGATCAAGAACGGTGTGATTGCAGTCGGCGAAGGCGCGAATATGCCCTCGACCCCTGAAGCCACGCACGCGTTTCAGGCGGCGGGTGTGCTGTTTGCACCCGGCAAGGCGGCGAATGCCGGCGGGGTCGCGACCTCCGCGTTGGAAATGCAGCAAAACGCCTCGCGCGATAGCTGGACCTTCGAGCAAACCGAAGCGCGCCTTGCGACGATCATGCACAACATCCACGATCTTTGTGCCCAGACCGCCGAGAAATACGGCGTGCCGGGCGATTATGTGATGGGTGCCAATATCGCCGGTTTCGTGCGCGTCGCCGAAGCCATGCGCGCGTTCGGCGTCATCTGA
- the rpsO gene encoding 30S ribosomal protein S15, which produces MSITVEEKQRLIKEFATKEGDTGSPEVQVAILTSRITTLTEHFKSHKKDNHSRRGLLMMVAQRRKLLDYTRSQSEERYKSLIGRLGIRR; this is translated from the coding sequence ATGTCGATTACCGTCGAAGAAAAACAGCGCCTGATCAAGGAATTCGCAACCAAAGAAGGCGACACCGGTTCGCCCGAAGTCCAGGTTGCGATCCTGACCTCGCGGATCACCACCCTGACTGAGCACTTCAAGTCCCACAAGAAAGACAACCACTCGCGTCGTGGTCTTTTGATGATGGTGGCCCAGCGTCGCAAACTTCTGGACTACACGCGTTCGCAAAGCGAAGAGCGTTACAAGTCGCTGATCGGCCGGCTCGGCATCCGCCGCTAA
- a CDS encoding calcium-binding protein, translated as MWMLVGLVGVLVASSMSDVFMGNDVSDDADGAGPEDEAQSHDEFGQQLGDLLTDVDASTTTQEAEHTDSDASPDADENDAPSENDPPSQSPEPESETDEATDDRLPIHNAPDDADTANVDDWFHDDFLSSDIPLQTPSDYYITLDDDGDQTAGGDGNDTLVGGAGDDWMEGQDGNDELIGKHGNDTLIGGRGADTLTGGVGDDSLVSGSGDGLLIGGSGNDALIGGEDNDSLYGGADDDTLQGGYGDDVLVTGTGADVAFGGAGNDTIHGFTPDASGRDVDGADVLNGGEGDDVLILGSGDTASGGEGADTFVLGSWIDPDEPALISDFDPQTDVLSVAYDETGQLPEISTAYDPELGGLNVYLDGQVVAFLTGVELLDVSSVTLTAISGNANG; from the coding sequence ATGTGGATGCTCGTGGGGTTGGTCGGGGTGTTGGTTGCCTCCAGCATGTCCGACGTTTTTATGGGAAACGACGTTTCGGATGATGCGGACGGCGCTGGTCCCGAAGATGAGGCACAGTCGCACGACGAGTTTGGTCAGCAATTGGGCGACCTGCTGACGGACGTGGATGCGTCAACGACGACCCAGGAAGCGGAACACACGGACTCCGATGCATCACCGGATGCTGACGAAAATGACGCGCCGTCGGAAAACGATCCGCCATCACAGTCGCCAGAACCCGAGAGCGAGACTGACGAGGCGACAGATGACAGATTGCCGATTCACAACGCGCCCGATGATGCAGACACCGCAAATGTCGATGATTGGTTTCATGACGACTTTTTGAGCAGTGACATACCGCTGCAAACGCCATCGGACTATTACATCACGCTGGACGATGACGGCGATCAAACCGCAGGGGGTGACGGCAATGACACCCTTGTTGGCGGTGCTGGCGATGACTGGATGGAAGGGCAAGATGGCAACGATGAGCTGATCGGCAAACATGGCAATGATACGCTGATCGGTGGCCGGGGTGCTGACACATTGACCGGCGGGGTGGGCGACGATTCGCTCGTGTCCGGGTCAGGTGACGGGTTGTTGATTGGCGGGTCTGGAAATGACGCCTTGATCGGTGGCGAAGACAACGACAGCCTGTATGGTGGCGCCGATGACGACACGCTGCAAGGCGGCTATGGCGACGATGTTCTGGTCACGGGAACGGGTGCGGATGTTGCGTTCGGCGGTGCCGGAAACGATACGATACACGGCTTCACGCCGGATGCCTCGGGGCGCGACGTTGACGGCGCGGATGTGCTGAACGGCGGCGAGGGCGACGACGTGCTGATTCTCGGCAGCGGCGACACGGCCAGCGGCGGCGAGGGTGCCGATACGTTTGTTTTGGGGTCTTGGATTGACCCCGATGAACCGGCTTTGATCAGCGATTTTGACCCGCAAACCGACGTCCTGTCCGTTGCCTATGATGAGACCGGACAATTGCCCGAGATCAGTACGGCATACGACCCTGAGCTTGGCGGGCTGAACGTGTATCTGGATGGCCAGGTCGTCGCCTTTCTGACCGGTGTCGAGTTGTTGGACGTGAGCAGCGTGACGTTGACGGCGATCAGCGGCAATGCCAACGGTTGA
- a CDS encoding LacI family DNA-binding transcriptional regulator — protein sequence MTQRRSVTSYDVAQAANVSQSAVSRAFSANASISENTRKRVLDAARQLGYTPNAIARSMSTARKELPQKSGMVGVIVTRLEDPFFAHTIAHFSRDLQARGWHMLLFTVDSQAEVDDALSGLLQYQIDGVIILSAILSDHMANVCHAQGTPVLLYNRNAKTPALSSIGIENYAGGRLAADILREAGHDRIAFVGSDGNDDTSREREAGFVARLAEDGLSLFQRESGDYTFVSGREAGLRLFARAERPDAVFCASDVMALGVLHAAKFELGLRVAQDFSLVGFDDIPAASWPGHRLTTIRQPIQAMIRQAVEILAARMENSDLAPQTTRVPGTLILRETVRGIGPSTSATFS from the coding sequence ATGACACAGAGAAGATCCGTTACGTCCTACGATGTTGCACAGGCTGCGAATGTGTCGCAGTCGGCGGTTTCGCGGGCCTTCTCGGCGAATGCATCCATTTCTGAGAATACCCGAAAGCGCGTGTTGGATGCAGCGCGCCAGCTTGGATATACGCCCAATGCCATAGCGCGCAGCATGTCGACCGCGCGCAAGGAACTGCCCCAGAAGTCGGGCATGGTCGGCGTGATCGTGACCCGGTTGGAGGATCCGTTCTTCGCCCATACCATCGCGCATTTCAGTCGCGACCTGCAGGCCCGCGGCTGGCATATGCTGCTGTTTACGGTCGACAGCCAAGCCGAAGTCGATGACGCGCTCAGCGGGCTTTTGCAATATCAGATCGATGGCGTGATCATATTGTCCGCAATCCTCAGCGACCACATGGCCAATGTCTGCCACGCTCAGGGCACGCCGGTTTTGCTCTACAACCGCAATGCCAAGACGCCCGCTCTCAGCTCCATCGGGATCGAGAATTATGCGGGTGGTCGGCTTGCCGCCGATATCTTGCGCGAGGCAGGCCATGACCGGATCGCCTTTGTTGGCAGCGATGGCAATGACGATACATCGCGCGAACGCGAGGCGGGCTTTGTGGCAAGGTTGGCGGAAGACGGGCTCTCGCTTTTCCAACGCGAAAGCGGCGACTATACCTTTGTCAGCGGGCGCGAGGCCGGGCTACGGCTCTTTGCGCGCGCCGAGCGCCCCGACGCCGTGTTCTGCGCCAGTGACGTTATGGCCCTTGGTGTGCTGCATGCCGCGAAGTTCGAACTGGGGCTCCGCGTGGCGCAGGATTTCTCGCTGGTCGGCTTCGATGACATCCCCGCCGCCTCTTGGCCGGGCCACAGGCTCACCACCATCCGCCAGCCGATTCAGGCGATGATCCGTCAAGCCGTGGAAATTTTGGCGGCGCGGATGGAAAACTCCGATCTGGCGCCACAGACGACCCGCGTTCCCGGCACTTTGATTTTGCGCGAAACAGTCCGCGGCATCGGCCCTTCAACAAGCGCGACGTTCAGCTAG
- a CDS encoding cobalamin-dependent protein (Presence of a B(12) (cobalamin)-binding domain implies dependence on cobalamin itself, in one of its several forms, or in some unusual lineages, dependence on a cobalamin-like analog.) yields the protein MLTDDEMDDLFEAICDGDRGTVVALVSKARDAGADLGQILNDAMIPAMAAVGEQFSSGEIFVPEMLVAARAMQGGIDIIEPVLANTGHEPVARVCIGSVKGDLHDIGKNLVVMMLKGAGFEVEDLGVDVTVEAFEQAVARGNQVVCLSALLTTTKPQMAIAVNHLRQHSNTAKIVIGGAVVTQQYADMIGADAFGEDAPGAVRAVKRALGMEA from the coding sequence ATGCTGACTGATGACGAGATGGACGACCTGTTCGAGGCGATTTGCGATGGCGATCGTGGCACGGTGGTTGCCCTGGTCTCTAAGGCGCGCGATGCGGGTGCCGACCTGGGCCAGATTTTGAATGATGCGATGATCCCGGCAATGGCCGCAGTCGGTGAGCAGTTTTCATCCGGCGAGATTTTTGTGCCCGAAATGCTGGTTGCGGCCCGTGCGATGCAGGGCGGCATTGATATTATTGAGCCGGTGCTGGCCAATACCGGCCATGAACCGGTTGCGCGGGTTTGTATCGGCAGCGTCAAAGGCGATCTGCACGATATTGGCAAGAATTTGGTCGTGATGATGTTGAAGGGGGCCGGGTTCGAAGTCGAGGATTTGGGGGTTGATGTGACGGTTGAGGCCTTTGAACAGGCGGTTGCCCGTGGCAACCAGGTGGTTTGCCTCAGCGCGCTTTTGACCACGACGAAACCGCAGATGGCAATCGCCGTGAATCACTTGCGCCAGCACAGCAATACCGCCAAAATCGTGATTGGTGGCGCAGTTGTGACCCAGCAATATGCCGACATGATCGGCGCCGACGCCTTTGGCGAGGATGCGCCGGGCGCTGTCAGGGCCGTGAAGCGCGCCCTTGGCATGGAAGCCTGA
- a CDS encoding cytochrome b561 domain-containing protein — translation MLPEVPTEGRIPFLDLTIPIHWENHAILMFGIWFVLVPFAIMVVRFGKGKPTTYGIPRGTPKWAFPEVCWALHFYGLYTAILLALAGAGFAMLLTGGFSGSLHAWFGVGTIGLGVLQIISAQFRGSHGGRKAPTSDPDDRTTWGGDHFDMTPQRWWFEAWHKTAGYFALFLAGGAVATGLSQFWVLGIAIALAVVVIGGLITAVVLQGRGYNHDTYLSVYGTHPDHPFNRRRFAQMLEEKDRKP, via the coding sequence ATGCTGCCTGAAGTCCCAACCGAGGGCCGGATACCGTTTCTCGATCTGACGATTCCGATCCATTGGGAAAACCATGCGATCCTGATGTTCGGCATCTGGTTCGTGCTGGTGCCGTTCGCGATCATGGTCGTCCGTTTCGGCAAGGGTAAGCCCACCACCTACGGCATTCCGCGCGGGACGCCCAAATGGGCCTTTCCCGAGGTGTGTTGGGCGTTGCATTTCTATGGGCTTTACACTGCGATCCTGCTCGCCCTCGCCGGAGCCGGTTTTGCAATGCTGCTCACAGGTGGCTTTTCCGGCTCGCTGCACGCCTGGTTTGGTGTGGGGACGATTGGACTTGGCGTCTTGCAGATCATCTCGGCGCAATTTCGCGGTAGCCATGGCGGGCGCAAGGCGCCGACCTCTGACCCCGATGACCGCACGACTTGGGGCGGCGACCATTTCGACATGACCCCACAACGCTGGTGGTTCGAGGCATGGCACAAAACTGCGGGCTATTTCGCGCTGTTTCTGGCGGGCGGCGCGGTGGCCACGGGCCTGTCACAATTCTGGGTGCTGGGCATCGCGATTGCGCTGGCCGTCGTGGTTATCGGCGGCTTGATCACGGCGGTGGTGTTGCAGGGGCGCGGCTATAACCATGACACCTATCTGTCGGTTTATGGCACCCACCCTGACCACCCTTTCAACCGCCGCCGTTTCGCGCAGATGCTGGAAGAAAAGGACCGAAAACCCTGA